One genomic window of Magnolia sinica isolate HGM2019 chromosome 3, MsV1, whole genome shotgun sequence includes the following:
- the LOC131241429 gene encoding putative germin-like protein 2-1 isoform X1: protein MSTGFILLAFIAFSFSFTSASDPSPLQDFCVAVRNSPGIFVNGFVCKEPKQVQADDFFFTGLDKPGNTNNKVGSNVTQVNVAQIAGLNTLGVSLVRIDYAPYGLNAPHTHPRATEILTVLEGTLYVGFVTSNPDNRLITKILQKGDVFVFPINLIHFQFNIGHTNAIAIAGLSSQNPGTITIANAVFGSNPPISDDVLAKAFQVDKKIIDYLQSQFGMKN from the exons ATGTCTACCGGCTTTATTCTTTTAGCATTCATTGCATTTAGTTTCTCCTTTACCTCCGCATCCGATCCCAGCCCTTTACAGGATTTCTGTGTTGCTGTGCGCAACAGCCCAGGTATTTTC GTGAATGGATTTGTGTGCAAGGAGCCAAAGCAAGTTCAGGCTGATGATTTCTTCTTCACGGGACTTGACAAACCAGGCAACACAAATAACAAGGTTGGGTCCAATGTGACCCAAGTAAACGTAGCCCAGATAGCAGGACTCAACACCCTCGGAGTCTCTTTGGTTCGTATAGACTATGCACCCTATGGTCTCAATGCACCCCACACGCACCCAAGGGCGACCGAGATCTTAACAGTCTTGGAGGGCACCCTTTACGTCGGATTTGTCACTTCCAACCCTGACAATCGCCTCATAACAAAGATCCTTCAGAAGGGTGATGTGTTTGTCTTCCCAATAAACTTGATTCATTTCCAGTTTAACATCGGCCACACCAATGCCATAGCGATTGCAGGGCTGAGCAGCCAGAACCCGGGAACCATCACCATTGCAAACGCTGTGTTCGGATCAAATCCACCCATCTCAGATGATGTTCTTGCCAAGGCATTCCAAGTTGATAAGAAAATAATTGATTATCTGCAATCTCAGTTTGGAATGAAAAACTAG
- the LOC131241429 gene encoding putative germin-like protein 2-1 isoform X3, producing the protein MSTGFILLAFIAFSFSFTSASDPSPLQDFCVAADDFFFTGLDKPGNTNNKVGSNVTQVNVAQIAGLNTLGVSLVRIDYAPYGLNAPHTHPRATEILTVLEGTLYVGFVTSNPDNRLITKILQKGDVFVFPINLIHFQFNIGHTNAIAIAGLSSQNPGTITIANAVFGSNPPISDDVLAKAFQVDKKIIDYLQSQFGMKN; encoded by the exons ATGTCTACCGGCTTTATTCTTTTAGCATTCATTGCATTTAGTTTCTCCTTTACCTCCGCATCCGATCCCAGCCCTTTACAGGATTTCTGTGTTGCT GCTGATGATTTCTTCTTCACGGGACTTGACAAACCAGGCAACACAAATAACAAGGTTGGGTCCAATGTGACCCAAGTAAACGTAGCCCAGATAGCAGGACTCAACACCCTCGGAGTCTCTTTGGTTCGTATAGACTATGCACCCTATGGTCTCAATGCACCCCACACGCACCCAAGGGCGACCGAGATCTTAACAGTCTTGGAGGGCACCCTTTACGTCGGATTTGTCACTTCCAACCCTGACAATCGCCTCATAACAAAGATCCTTCAGAAGGGTGATGTGTTTGTCTTCCCAATAAACTTGATTCATTTCCAGTTTAACATCGGCCACACCAATGCCATAGCGATTGCAGGGCTGAGCAGCCAGAACCCGGGAACCATCACCATTGCAAACGCTGTGTTCGGATCAAATCCACCCATCTCAGATGATGTTCTTGCCAAGGCATTCCAAGTTGATAAGAAAATAATTGATTATCTGCAATCTCAGTTTGGAATGAAAAACTAG
- the LOC131241429 gene encoding putative germin-like protein 2-1 isoform X2, whose product MSTGFILLAFIAFSFSFTSASDPSPLQDFCVAVRNSPVLVNGFVCKEPKQVQADDFFFTGLDKPGNTNNKVGSNVTQVNVAQIAGLNTLGVSLVRIDYAPYGLNAPHTHPRATEILTVLEGTLYVGFVTSNPDNRLITKILQKGDVFVFPINLIHFQFNIGHTNAIAIAGLSSQNPGTITIANAVFGSNPPISDDVLAKAFQVDKKIIDYLQSQFGMKN is encoded by the exons ATGTCTACCGGCTTTATTCTTTTAGCATTCATTGCATTTAGTTTCTCCTTTACCTCCGCATCCGATCCCAGCCCTTTACAGGATTTCTGTGTTGCTGTGCGCAACAGCCCAG TGTTGGTGAATGGATTTGTGTGCAAGGAGCCAAAGCAAGTTCAGGCTGATGATTTCTTCTTCACGGGACTTGACAAACCAGGCAACACAAATAACAAGGTTGGGTCCAATGTGACCCAAGTAAACGTAGCCCAGATAGCAGGACTCAACACCCTCGGAGTCTCTTTGGTTCGTATAGACTATGCACCCTATGGTCTCAATGCACCCCACACGCACCCAAGGGCGACCGAGATCTTAACAGTCTTGGAGGGCACCCTTTACGTCGGATTTGTCACTTCCAACCCTGACAATCGCCTCATAACAAAGATCCTTCAGAAGGGTGATGTGTTTGTCTTCCCAATAAACTTGATTCATTTCCAGTTTAACATCGGCCACACCAATGCCATAGCGATTGCAGGGCTGAGCAGCCAGAACCCGGGAACCATCACCATTGCAAACGCTGTGTTCGGATCAAATCCACCCATCTCAGATGATGTTCTTGCCAAGGCATTCCAAGTTGATAAGAAAATAATTGATTATCTGCAATCTCAGTTTGGAATGAAAAACTAG
- the LOC131241431 gene encoding putative germin-like protein 2-1 isoform X1 — translation MSTGFLLLAFFAFSFSFTSASDPSPLQDFCVAVRNSPGIFVNGFVCKDPMQVQADDFFLTGLDKPGNTSNKVGSNVTQVNVAQIAGLNTLGVSLVRIDYAPYGLNAPHTHPRATEILTVLEGTLYVGFVTSNPDNRLITKVLQKGDVFVFPIGLVHFQFNIGLTNAIAIAGLSSQSPGTLTIANAVFGSNPPISDDVLAKAFQVDKNIVHYLQSQFGMKN, via the exons ATGTCCACGGGCTTTCTTCTCTTAGCATTTTTTGCATTCAGTTTCTCCTTTACCTCCGCATCCGATCCCAGCCCTTTACAGGATTTCTGTGTCGCTGTGCGCAACAGCCCAGGTATTTTC GTGAATGGATTTGTGTGCAAGGACCCCATGCAAGTTCAAGCCGATGATTTCTTCCTCACGGGACTGGACAAACCAGGCAACACGAGTAACAAGGTTGGGTCCAATGTGACCCAAGTAAACGTAGCTCAGATAGCAGGACTCAATACCCTCGGAGTCTCTTTGGTTCGGATAGATTATGCACCCTATGGTCTCAATGCACCCCACACTCACCCAAGGGCGACAGAGATTTTAACAGTTTTGGAGGGCACCCTTTACGTCGGATTCGTCACTTCCAACCCAGACAATCGCCTCATAACAAAGGTCCTTCAAAAGGGCGATGTGTTTGTCTTCCCAATTGGCTTGGTTCACTTCCAGTTTAACATTGGCCTCACCAATGCCATAGCCATTGCAGGACTGAGCAGCCAGAGTCCAGGAACTCTCACCATTGCGAATGCTGTGTTTGGATCGAATCCACCCATCTCAGACGACGTTCTTGCCAAGGCATTCCAAGTTGATAAGAACATAGTTCATTATCTCCAATCGCAGTTTGGAATGAAAAACTAG
- the LOC131241431 gene encoding putative germin-like protein 2-1 isoform X2, which produces MSTGFLLLAFFAFSFSFTSASDPSPLQDFCVAVRNSPVLVNGFVCKDPMQVQADDFFLTGLDKPGNTSNKVGSNVTQVNVAQIAGLNTLGVSLVRIDYAPYGLNAPHTHPRATEILTVLEGTLYVGFVTSNPDNRLITKVLQKGDVFVFPIGLVHFQFNIGLTNAIAIAGLSSQSPGTLTIANAVFGSNPPISDDVLAKAFQVDKNIVHYLQSQFGMKN; this is translated from the exons ATGTCCACGGGCTTTCTTCTCTTAGCATTTTTTGCATTCAGTTTCTCCTTTACCTCCGCATCCGATCCCAGCCCTTTACAGGATTTCTGTGTCGCTGTGCGCAACAGCCCAG TGTTGGTGAATGGATTTGTGTGCAAGGACCCCATGCAAGTTCAAGCCGATGATTTCTTCCTCACGGGACTGGACAAACCAGGCAACACGAGTAACAAGGTTGGGTCCAATGTGACCCAAGTAAACGTAGCTCAGATAGCAGGACTCAATACCCTCGGAGTCTCTTTGGTTCGGATAGATTATGCACCCTATGGTCTCAATGCACCCCACACTCACCCAAGGGCGACAGAGATTTTAACAGTTTTGGAGGGCACCCTTTACGTCGGATTCGTCACTTCCAACCCAGACAATCGCCTCATAACAAAGGTCCTTCAAAAGGGCGATGTGTTTGTCTTCCCAATTGGCTTGGTTCACTTCCAGTTTAACATTGGCCTCACCAATGCCATAGCCATTGCAGGACTGAGCAGCCAGAGTCCAGGAACTCTCACCATTGCGAATGCTGTGTTTGGATCGAATCCACCCATCTCAGACGACGTTCTTGCCAAGGCATTCCAAGTTGATAAGAACATAGTTCATTATCTCCAATCGCAGTTTGGAATGAAAAACTAG